The following proteins are encoded in a genomic region of Dokdonia donghaensis DSW-1:
- a CDS encoding 1-aminocyclopropane-1-carboxylate deaminase/D-cysteine desulfhydrase, whose product MNFTSKNQFVFEQNGCTLYIKREDELHPTVSGNKFRKLKYNLLQARALGHDTLLTFGGAYSNHIAATAAAGKLEGFKTVGVIRGEELGRDLKKTLAQNPTLAFAHSCGMEFHFVTRAEYKEKDELRFRESVKKTFNNPFIIPEGGTNVLAIKGCEEILTTDDSQFDFISCPIGTAGTISGIINSAGKHQKVLGFPALKGDWVRDEVAQYVDSEQWEIIADYHCGGYAKVNRELITFINDFKDAYGIPLDPVYTGKMLFGLSDLMNRGYFPENSRILAIHTGGLQGISGMNTRLAKKGLPLIQ is encoded by the coding sequence GTGAATTTTACTTCAAAAAATCAATTTGTCTTTGAGCAAAATGGCTGTACACTTTACATAAAGCGTGAGGACGAGTTACACCCCACCGTTTCTGGTAATAAGTTTAGAAAACTTAAGTATAACCTACTTCAAGCCAGAGCACTTGGTCACGATACATTACTCACCTTTGGTGGTGCATACTCAAATCATATTGCTGCTACTGCGGCGGCGGGTAAACTAGAAGGTTTTAAAACCGTAGGGGTTATAAGAGGCGAGGAGTTGGGCCGTGATCTTAAAAAAACACTAGCTCAAAACCCTACGCTAGCATTTGCTCACTCTTGTGGGATGGAATTTCACTTTGTTACTAGGGCTGAGTATAAGGAGAAGGATGAATTACGCTTTCGCGAAAGCGTAAAAAAAACCTTTAATAATCCATTTATTATACCCGAAGGAGGTACAAATGTGCTTGCAATAAAAGGATGTGAAGAGATTCTAACTACAGATGACAGTCAGTTTGATTTTATAAGTTGCCCTATAGGAACGGCAGGTACGATATCTGGTATCATAAATAGTGCTGGTAAACACCAAAAGGTACTAGGCTTTCCCGCGCTAAAAGGAGATTGGGTACGTGATGAGGTAGCACAATATGTGGATAGTGAGCAATGGGAAATCATAGCCGACTATCATTGTGGAGGATATGCAAAAGTAAATAGAGAATTAATCACTTTTATAAATGACTTTAAGGATGCATACGGCATTCCGCTTGATCCTGTGTATACGGGTAAGATGCTTTTTGGGCTTTCAGACTTGATGAATCGTGGGTATTTCCCAGAGAATTCTCGTATTTTAGCCATTCATACGGGAGGTTTACAGGGCATCTCGGGTATGAATACTCGACTTGCAAAAAAGGGACTCCCACTCATACAATAG
- a CDS encoding DUF5522 domain-containing protein, translating into MSYLKKHIPIEDGDYYLTPEGYKCFTEQYHLKRGYCCESGCRHCPYGYSKKTNTQNG; encoded by the coding sequence ATGTCTTACTTAAAAAAACATATCCCTATAGAAGATGGCGACTATTACTTAACGCCAGAAGGCTATAAATGTTTTACAGAACAGTATCATCTCAAAAGAGGATACTGTTGTGAGAGTGGCTGCCGTCATTGCCCTTATGGCTATAGTAAAAAGACAAATACTCAAAATGGATAG